AAATAGGGTTATTAGCTCTTAGCGTAGAGGTTTATCAGCAATAGCACTTCATTTATCAAAGAGCTTTATTTGTGGTAGATCCTCTTTATTAAAAACCTTCACATTATAGTAATCGAGGGCATAAACTGCGATCACAATAACAATCACAAGTACCACAAGCTTCATGATGCTTCGCACCATAAAAGAGAAAAACTTACCAATAAAACGAAGCGTACTTAATGCAAGTAACAAGAGAATTGCAATCACCGCAATTTCCAAAATATACTCCTTAAAGAAAATATTCAATGAAAGGATTAGCTATCTTACTAAAATTTCTCTTATCAAAAATGAATAAAATTAGTAACCTCTTAAAAATAGCTAAGATTCCCTCAATTTTAGATCTATCTCCCATCGATATGCCCCTTAAGGATTGAGATTAAACAAAGCGTCTATTAATGTAAATGCTATTTTACACTTCTTAATAAATTTCACCGATATAATATCAAGTAGTTAGATCTAATGATCATAAGGATTCAAAATAAAAAGGAGAGGAGTCATGGCACAATTAACCCATCAAGATATACAGCTATATCAGCAAAAGTTAGGGATAACTGATTTTGGACCACCCACCTTAAAATTACTAACACTTATTCAACAAAAACATATTGAAGCCTTCCCTTTTCAATCGATATCAACACTTTCTGAAGAGCTTATCTCATTAAAATTGCAAGATATGATGCAAAAAGTTGTCATGGAGAATCGAGGAGGATACTGCTATGAACTCAATATGCTTCTTCTACATCTTTTGCAATATTTAGGCTTTGAGGCTGAGATAATCTCGGGCCGAATCGTTCATCAAAATGATATCCTAGCATTGACCCAACGAACCCATGTATTATTAAAAGTAACCATCGATGAACAGCTTTATATTTGTGATGTCGGTTATGGAGGGTTAGTTCCGCCAATACCGCTTCTTATCAAAACTCACAAAATACAACCAACCAATCTTGGGGCTTATCAAATTATTTACCATCCTAAAGAGAAAATCTATACACTCAATTGCCAAGTAGCTGATAAGTGGCAGATTCTTTACTCTTTTGAGCTAACACCACAGCCTTTTGTCGATCTGATAGTTGGTAACTGGTTCATCTCTACCTACCCACAATCCCCTTTTAAACAGCGCTTAATGGTTGCTAAAACAGAAGCTGGAATGATAAGACACTCCCTTCTTAATAATCGTTATTCTTGCCATGAGCTCGGTCAGCCTAGTACTCATATAACTTTTAATTCTAGCGCAGAAATTTTAGCCTTTATTAAAGATCAATTTCAGCTAGAGATTCTTCATGAAAGCAAAAGCAAAGCTTCTATTTCAGCCTTATTAGATCGATTATCTCAAGATCAATAATTAAAATAAAAAAGCCTTAACAAACAACCCGATTATAGAATAACTCTTCCTGCAATCGGGTTAATAAGGTTAATTAGCTCGTCTCTTTATTGAAAGATTTAAAGAATTTTTCTATCTCTTAAAGATTCAAAAAGAAGAGAGATATTCTCAGAAACAACAGCTCGTGTTGCTTCTGAATCTTGATTAATATTTTTAGGGGAGGCTTTATGCGTTTTTATCACATCTTTAAAAACCACGCTTCCATTTTTAGTAACGGTATAGTTAACGTCTAGGTAAAAATCAACTTCGACAATACCAACCCAATCATATAAAAATCTAGTAATATCACCCGTGATTACAATATCTGCTTTATTATCCACATTAAAACCTGAAGCAATAAGCTCTTTCTTAATCGCCCCTTCTATGAGTTTATTTGCATCCTCAGACAGATACATCGTTCCTAATGATACCGTAGCACTTTGATATTGATTATGCTTAACAACTCCCGCTAAAGCAGGACTATAAATAAACTTTCCTACCGCAATATCACCATTGCCTCTTATTACAGGAGAAGCTACATAGTTAATAGGAATCGTAGAAGAACACCCATAAACAACTGAAGATAAAAAACCAACTAATAATAGTTTTCTCATAATTTCTCCTGATTATATTGTCAGTTCATTTTAGCCTAGTTCTTGCAAATAAATACAAATTACTTTATTAAATTTAATTAATATTTCCCCCTATAAAAAAAGCCATCATAAAAGATGACTTCAATTCATTAAAAATGATCAAAATAGATGAATATTTAGCGATAAAACAAGTTAATTCAAGATTCTCTATAATAAGAATCTATATGATATATAAAAAACCCTAGAAAAACTTTTTTGATAAATAAAAAATGAATATATTAAAATAATATATGTGAAAAGGTTTTAATAAAAACATTGATATCTACAGATCTATAGAATGTATAACCATCTTTAGGACCTTTAGTGCAATCATCTACTATCTTTACGGGAGATTGAAAGAATTATGTCACTCATAAAATGTAAAATATGTGATTTTGAAAAAAAAGCCAAAAATAAACTTTTGATTAAAATGATCGGTATTGCCTTAATTGCTTTTGGGTTTTGGGCATGGATTTCTTATCTGTTTGCCGGTTCTGGGGCGGCGTTCATCATATGTGTAAGTATTATGGGGCTCGGCACCATCTTCTTATGCTTTACAGATCAGATACACAGATATAACTCAACAAAAGAAAATTGCCCTAAATGTGGAAAAAAAGAATGGGATTTTATAAAGGAATAATTTAACTATCTAGGGTTCTTCTATCTGTTTTATAGCTATATCAACTCCTTATTAATTTTTAATAGTGTTAAATACTACCTTCAATCTTCCTATATAAGATTAAGATATGCTATGAAGAAACTACAGGATAAAAATTAAATTCTAAAAACGGTAAAAGGGTGAAATTGCGTCATCTTTGGCAAGGTCAATGGTTTCAACAAAAGCTTGAAGCACTGGGCTAATCTCTTCATTACCTCGATAGATAAAAGTTGTCGTAATTTCACTATATTTTGCCGGCAATTCATGGCAATGAATAAGCCCTGTTTTCTCATAATGGGCTACTGCTGAGTAAGGAACAAAGGCAATTCCTAAGCCTGAGATAACACTTCCTAATGTCGTTTCAAGTGTGCCAAGCTCCATATTTTTAGTAAGATCTCGGCCAATAGATTTAAGCCACTCTTGGAACTTAGCACGATAACCACAACCATCACTAAAGGTTAAGAGTGGCCTTTCTAATAGCGTCATTAGATCATCCGTATGCTGATCGGCGATTAGAACTAACTTCTCTTCAAATACATCGACCTCTTTTAATTCAGGATGGCTAGTTAAACGGCTTTTAGTAACAAACGCCCCATCGAGTTTATAATTTAAAACTTTATCTCGAAGCTCTGTGGTAACGCCTGTTGCTAAGCGCAGATCGACACCAGAGTAGTTTTTATTAAATTTAGAGAGAATAAGCGGTAATTTAATGACTGTTTCAACAGAGGCAATTTCAAGCTTGCCCACAGGTTGACCACCAGATCTTGCCACCTGCATCATCTTATCTGATAGCTCAATAATTTTATAAGCAATATCAATAAGTACTTTGCCCTCAGGCGTTAATTGCATTCCCTGCTTACTTCTAAAAAAGAGCGAAACATTGAGGTCTTCTTCTAGCTTTTGAATCCGTGAACTCACATTCGATTGCACGTAATTCAATGCTTTTGCGGCATGACTAATCGAGCCTAATTCTGCAACTTTTACAAAAATCCTTAAATCACGACCATTCATGATTCCTCTCCTTTAACCTATTATAAGATCCGCGTGCCTTTTACGATCTCTCTTTTATTATTAACAAAGATCTGCCAGCACTTCTTTAGCCTACTTATTATATCTATCACTAAAAATGATCTCAACCAATATTATTAATCGTTTTACAAGATATTGTAAGAAGCTTAAAGTAGAACAACGTCACGAAAAGGGTCTGTAGCTATCTCTGCCAGATTCCAAAGAAGATGACGCTTTAAAATAGCCCTAATTTTTACGATTGAGTTTTGTGAATGGAGTGATATATCATGGCAAGCCGTCAAAATTTATTATATGGCGCATTATTATTGATCATCGCAAGTGCATCATGGGGCGCAATGTTCCCCGTTGCTGCGGAGATCTTTAAAGTTATTAGCCCATACTATTTCACGCTTTTACGCTATCTTCCTGTTGCGGTTATTTTAGCGATTATTCTCTATTTTAAAGAAGGGGCGAGCGCTTTTAAAACAGAGGGTCATCTCTTTATGATCTGGTTTTTTGGCTCGATGGGCTTTACTGTTTATAACCTTCTTATTTTTGTAGGACAAGATCAACTAGGAGATCCCGGCGTTTTAATTGCTTCTATTATGGAGGCATCTGTTCCTATTATCTCGGCAATGGTCATGTGGGCTTATTATAGAGCAAGACCTAGCACCTTTACCCTTGGCACAATATTAATCGCATTTGTCGGCGTCCTATTTGTTGTGACAAATGGTGATTTTTCGACGATCTTTGGGGGCGGTAGATTATTTCCTCTCTTCTTACTCTTTTTAGCCGCACTAGGCTGGGCACTTTATACTATTGGCGGATCACGTCTTCCTAAATGGTCTGTGCTTCGTTATTCAACACTATCGATCATCTACGGCATGGGGACAACACTTGCAGTCGTCATTGCCGGCACTTTAATGGGTAAAATTGAAGTTCCTACCGTAACAGAGATTGTTTCTGTGAAATATCACTTACTCTTTATGATCTTACTACCAGGACTCTTTGCGCTCTTAGGTTGGAATAAAGGGGTACAAATTCTCACCCCCATTAATGCGGTACTCTTTATTAATCTTGCCCCTGTTACTACCATTGTAATTCGCATGATTCAAGGACATGTTATTCAACCTTTTGAATTGATCGGGGTAGCAATCGTTTGTAGCATGATTATTGCTAATAACCTCCATAATCGTTATTTACAATACAGAGCTAACCGCAAGAAAGCGGTGAAAAAAGCGCAATTAAAATCTCAAAAAGCGATTCAAAAACCAATTTATTGTAAAGAGAGCGGCAAAGAGCTCGGATCCACACTAGATGGCTTAGATCCTGCAAGATTTTAAGACTTGCGACTTTCATAGTGAAATATTACAGTAAGACTTCTTTTAAGAAGTCTTTATTATTTAAGGAACTCTATGCATCATCCATCCGCTACTAATATTCCTATTCTCTATAAGCGCTTTGCCAAAGCTTGGCAAAAGTTAAGAGCCCAATCAGAATTTGTTGAAAAATCATGGCTAGATCTCTTTTTAGGACAAATCGAAGCTCACTCAACCATACTAGATCTTGGCTGTGGCAATGGTAAACCTATTGCTGAATATTTTTTAAATAAAGGGTATTTAGTCCACGGTATTGATAGCTGTAAAGCATTTATAAAAAGTGCTACCAAAGCATTTCCCACGCAAACATGGGAAATCGCGGATATGAGAGACTTTGAAATTAAAAAGCAATATGAGGGAATTATTGCTTGGGATAGCTTCTTTCATCTAACAAGAGATGATCAAAAAGCCATGTTTTCACGTTTTTCACAACTAGCCAAAGTGGGAGCACCACTGATATTTACAAGTGGCCCTGCAAATGGTGAAGCGATTGGAGACTTTAATGGTCATGAGCTCTATCATGCAAGTCTCTCACCTGATGAATATCGAGCGCTATTAATCGAGCATGGTTTTGGGCTACTATCTTATAAGCTAGAAGATCAAAACTGTGGTAATAGATCAATTTGGCTTGCCAAAAAACGCTAACTATTTGTGAATTATTTAAGCATTTAACTCAGGGTGTAATGTAATCAATTTATGATCAATCGCTGAAAAAGCAGCACTTAACGCCTCAGCATTATCTCCCATCGTTTTCCCAAAATAGTGCAAAATAGATTCTGCGGTATCTAAATTTCCAATTGCTTGCCCTAAAAGGTAAGCATATTCCCATGATAAGCGCTCTTCACTACTGCCTTGCTCTAACTCATCAATCATATTAATCACCGCCTGAAGATCATCTGCAAGAATCATGCTATAAAGATCAAACACTCCAACATTCTCTCGTGACTTTTCAACCCGTGATTGAATCAATAATTTAGCGGCTTTATAATCCATGAATATCTCCTAATCTTGTTATCAGTAAAACCTCTAAATGCCATAGATATAAAATAGTAGTTACATTTAGAGGTTGTCATTATTCAATATTTAGAAGTTTTTATAAATCATTTAGCGCTTTATTGTGCAACATAACCGCCATCGACCAATAACGAGATACCATTAATAAATGTCGCTTTATCACTTGCTAAAAAAAGTACGGCATCTGCCACCTCTTCAGCACGGCCTAAACGGCCGATCGGATGCGCTTTAATAATCTCATCCATCACTTCTTTGGGAACTTTACTTAAAAAAGGTGTATCTATATATCCTGGAGAAATAGCATTCACTCGAATACCTTTTGCTGCATAATCAATCGCTAATGTTTGCGTTAAAAGCTTTACAGCCCCTTTAGTTGCAGAATAACCTGATATCCCAGATTTACCTACCCAACTATGAATAGAGCCACAATTGACAATCACCCCTTGCTGATCTTTTGAGAGCCAGTATTCAATCGCAAGTTTATCCAGTGTAAAAACGGCGTTTAAATTCACATCAACGCAAAGCTGCCAAGCCTCAAATGAGGTCTGATCTGCAGGTCCTGTATCACTAGCAACGCCAGCATTAGCAAATACAATATCAAGCCCCCCAAATGTCTTATCTGCAAATTGAATAAGCGCCCGATTCTGCTCAATATCTGTCACATCAATTTTGAAAAAGGCACTCTGATATCCCTCTTTATTGAGACTATCACTAAAAGCTTGACCACTATCGCTAAGATCTGCAACCACGACCTTTGCCCCTTCTTTACAAAAAGCGCGGGCTGTTGCTGCGCCAATACCACTTGCGCCACCTGTAATAATCACGACTTTATCTTTAAAGCTCATAAAACCTCCCTTTAATATCAATTTCTATGTTCATTATCTTTAGAATATCAGAACAAGATTAATAAGATATTAAAAACAGTAATATCCGCAATATAAAATAACCATTAACTAAAAGCTATTGCCATTAATGCTAAATAAAGGGCATAGATCCCTATTGCGCAAAATAAAATACCGCAAACAAGGGAGAAAACAGTCTCAAAAGCCCCCTTAATAAACCGATTTGTTAAAACCCCATAAGCAAATAACAAAGTGTAATCTAAAATACACCAAATCAGTGTCAAAATAAGAAGGCTATAGGGAATCGGAAATCCCATTTGTAAAATAAAAGGGGGGAAAAAAGCAATAAAGAAGATCACATCTTTAGGATTAGAAATCCCAATTGCAAATGCCTGAGATATCAATTTAAAGGAGTTTAATGAGGCAAATTGGCGAACCTCCCCCTTATCTTCTACGATTTGACGCTTCTCCACCTTATCAATATTTTCTGACTTTCTCTGTAATACTTCACGAACCTGAACGGCGCCATAGTAGAGCAAAAATAATCCGCCCAATAAAGTTAAAACATCTAAAATTAGGCTGTTAATCGAATCCGCACCAGCAATCAAAAATCCCGCTATAGCGATTAAAACAAGAGAAGCGAGGTTAGTCCCTACAATCGCACAAAAAGTCCCCTTAATTCCATATTTAAGCGTCGAATTGGCAACAAATAGATTAACGGGTCCTGGCAGGATTAAAAATGTTGTAACAGAGATGATGTAAGTCAGTAATACAGATGCTAAAGACATAAGATAAGGCGCCTTTTCAATAAAAAAGATCAACAAAAAATCGTGACAAAAATTGATTGTAATAGTTATTCGCATAATAGCGAATATCTACTTCATCTTTATTTTCATCACGATTTAATTGATGGGTAATTTCACTTAAAGAACAATCTATTATCCCTTAAAACCCACCCTACTTATTATGAGATCGCTTAACGATCTTGTGATTAAGGCTTATTGAAACGATCTTTTGCTTGATAGAGCTCTGATGCTTCAATTGTACGTCCTGGTAGCTCACAATAGCCCACATTTTGTTTAACCGTATATACCCCACCCACATCTTCACAATAAACAATTGCAGGATTTTGGTATGCAGCGCAACCTACCACAACAAATCCGATTAATGCCGCAATCATCCATTTTATATTTTTCATCATCTGTCTCCATCGATCATTATTAATATCTTTTAAATTTAATCAGAGCTTAATACTCTCGTTGTATTGTAGAGTACTATTATTAAATAATTGTAATACTATCCATAGTATTAATAATATTGATATTTTATATCTCATTTTTAAGCTCAAGCTACATACAATCGCCTATTCATAGTAGATATCTTATTGTGATAGGTAAATAACACATAAAAAAAGCTGAAACCTCTCTGAGATTCCAGCTTTTATTGATAAAACTAGTGATCAATTAATGTCTTGCGACCATGAGTTTCTTAATTTCTGCAATTGCTTTTGCAGGATTTAAGCCTTTAGGACAAGTATTTGTACAGTTCATGATGGTATGACAACGATAGAGTTTAAAAGGATCTTCTAAAGCATCTAAGCGCTCACCTGTGTACTCATCACGCGTATCAGAGATAAAACGATATGCTTGAAGTAATACTGCAGGACCTAAATATTTATCAGCATTCCACCAGTAGCTTGGGCAAGATGTTGAGCATGATGCACAAAGGATACACTCATAGTAACCATCAAGTTTACGGCGCTCTTCGATAGATTGAAGACGCTCACGTGGTGGTGTTGCTGTATCGGTTTGTAACCATGGTTTAATCGATGCGTATTGTGCGTAAAAGTGCGTTAAATCTGGTACTAAATCTTTTACAACATGCATATGTGGTAGTGGGTTAATCGAAACTTCCCCATCTTTCACTGAGCTAATTGCTTTTGTACATGCAAGTGTGTTGGTACCATCAATATTCATCGCACATGAACCACAAACCCCTTCACGGCATGAACGGCGAAGTGTTAATGTTGGATCCATTGTATTTTTGATGAGTAATAACGCATCAAGAATCATCGGACCACAAGCATCAAGATCTACTTCATAACGATCATAACGTGGATTTTCACCAGTATCTGGATTCCAACGATAAACTTTAAATACTCGTTTGTTAGTCGCATTTTCGTTTTTAAAGAACTTACCTTCTTTAACAACCGAATTTGCGGGTAATTTAAATTCAGCCATAATATTTTCCTTTTCTTTTAACCTTTCTTACTAGAAATGAGAAATCATCAATTAGTAAGTACGTTCTTTAGGTTCGATATAAGCAACTTCGTCTGTCAATGTATAAGTATGGACAGGACGATAATCGATCTTCACGTCACCGTTTTCATCGATCCATGCAAATGTGTGTTTCATCCAATTCACGTCATCACGATTTGGATAATCTTCACGTGCATGTGCACCACGAGATTCTGTACGATTGACCGCTGATTTAACAGTAGCAACAGCACAGATTAA
The nucleotide sequence above comes from Ignatzschineria rhizosphaerae. Encoded proteins:
- a CDS encoding DMT family transporter, translating into MASRQNLLYGALLLIIASASWGAMFPVAAEIFKVISPYYFTLLRYLPVAVILAIILYFKEGASAFKTEGHLFMIWFFGSMGFTVYNLLIFVGQDQLGDPGVLIASIMEASVPIISAMVMWAYYRARPSTFTLGTILIAFVGVLFVVTNGDFSTIFGGGRLFPLFLLFLAALGWALYTIGGSRLPKWSVLRYSTLSIIYGMGTTLAVVIAGTLMGKIEVPTVTEIVSVKYHLLFMILLPGLFALLGWNKGVQILTPINAVLFINLAPVTTIVIRMIQGHVIQPFELIGVAIVCSMIIANNLHNRYLQYRANRKKAVKKAQLKSQKAIQKPIYCKESGKELGSTLDGLDPARF
- a CDS encoding DUF333 domain-containing protein: MMKNIKWMIAALIGFVVVGCAAYQNPAIVYCEDVGGVYTVKQNVGYCELPGRTIEASELYQAKDRFNKP
- a CDS encoding succinate dehydrogenase iron-sulfur subunit produces the protein MAEFKLPANSVVKEGKFFKNENATNKRVFKVYRWNPDTGENPRYDRYEVDLDACGPMILDALLLIKNTMDPTLTLRRSCREGVCGSCAMNIDGTNTLACTKAISSVKDGEVSINPLPHMHVVKDLVPDLTHFYAQYASIKPWLQTDTATPPRERLQSIEERRKLDGYYECILCASCSTSCPSYWWNADKYLGPAVLLQAYRFISDTRDEYTGERLDALEDPFKLYRCHTIMNCTNTCPKGLNPAKAIAEIKKLMVARH
- a CDS encoding LysR family transcriptional regulator, whose translation is MNGRDLRIFVKVAELGSISHAAKALNYVQSNVSSRIQKLEEDLNVSLFFRSKQGMQLTPEGKVLIDIAYKIIELSDKMMQVARSGGQPVGKLEIASVETVIKLPLILSKFNKNYSGVDLRLATGVTTELRDKVLNYKLDGAFVTKSRLTSHPELKEVDVFEEKLVLIADQHTDDLMTLLERPLLTFSDGCGYRAKFQEWLKSIGRDLTKNMELGTLETTLGSVISGLGIAFVPYSAVAHYEKTGLIHCHELPAKYSEITTTFIYRGNEEISPVLQAFVETIDLAKDDAISPFYRF
- a CDS encoding arylamine N-acetyltransferase family protein yields the protein MAQLTHQDIQLYQQKLGITDFGPPTLKLLTLIQQKHIEAFPFQSISTLSEELISLKLQDMMQKVVMENRGGYCYELNMLLLHLLQYLGFEAEIISGRIVHQNDILALTQRTHVLLKVTIDEQLYICDVGYGGLVPPIPLLIKTHKIQPTNLGAYQIIYHPKEKIYTLNCQVADKWQILYSFELTPQPFVDLIVGNWFISTYPQSPFKQRLMVAKTEAGMIRHSLLNNRYSCHELGQPSTHITFNSSAEILAFIKDQFQLEILHESKSKASISALLDRLSQDQ
- a CDS encoding class I SAM-dependent methyltransferase, whose product is MHHPSATNIPILYKRFAKAWQKLRAQSEFVEKSWLDLFLGQIEAHSTILDLGCGNGKPIAEYFLNKGYLVHGIDSCKAFIKSATKAFPTQTWEIADMRDFEIKKQYEGIIAWDSFFHLTRDDQKAMFSRFSQLAKVGAPLIFTSGPANGEAIGDFNGHELYHASLSPDEYRALLIEHGFGLLSYKLEDQNCGNRSIWLAKKR
- a CDS encoding LysE family transporter — translated: MSLASVLLTYIISVTTFLILPGPVNLFVANSTLKYGIKGTFCAIVGTNLASLVLIAIAGFLIAGADSINSLILDVLTLLGGLFLLYYGAVQVREVLQRKSENIDKVEKRQIVEDKGEVRQFASLNSFKLISQAFAIGISNPKDVIFFIAFFPPFILQMGFPIPYSLLILTLIWCILDYTLLFAYGVLTNRFIKGAFETVFSLVCGILFCAIGIYALYLALMAIAFS
- a CDS encoding SDR family NAD(P)-dependent oxidoreductase, translated to MSFKDKVVIITGGASGIGAATARAFCKEGAKVVVADLSDSGQAFSDSLNKEGYQSAFFKIDVTDIEQNRALIQFADKTFGGLDIVFANAGVASDTGPADQTSFEAWQLCVDVNLNAVFTLDKLAIEYWLSKDQQGVIVNCGSIHSWVGKSGISGYSATKGAVKLLTQTLAIDYAAKGIRVNAISPGYIDTPFLSKVPKEVMDEIIKAHPIGRLGRAEEVADAVLFLASDKATFINGISLLVDGGYVAQ